Proteins from a single region of Kluyveromyces lactis strain NRRL Y-1140 chromosome C complete sequence:
- a CDS encoding uncharacterized protein (conserved hypothetical protein) → MSKRSGTEIVDSGLKKPKDASVSIESGYHGYKILEDGIRLDSIPIPTTNEGIEDFFENYVKKRKPCKFNQASKDFNWNLLKPENIKETLDNEVLQIEQKSNGGFGSGSKRVFMKFHDFIDKLQNGNHDLYLTTQYAEHEIEGEGSQDEEETPLDDDEESEEEDSAECGRNMFPDDVSEVGSVDSINFNDLRDDFEEMQENDDSDDGNEEGSADDLAAVRELYQPPLDKLVNEIPEQLHFLKLVPQQINIWVGSASEKDSDQSFLGNFDPNDEKLGLGRNIPGGGSSSGLHHDHADNIYIPVSGRKRFTLFAPSDVTKMYTVGDVANLYDTGIINYKRNENAPTWDKLRADGAIETQYAQYKLDDPNIPEPDRKEYNMILTNESENDIKKPTDNQSTLDPPSFSTIPPTVVHLDKIEDQELRNNIEELARKKWPKFFTAHRTTIDLKPGEMLFLPTGWFHEVTSFGSTDGNKDSHDIHVAVNYWLMPPTGNSINNMYKDGYWNSYMDSISNALQRVRQKSDRL, encoded by the coding sequence ATGTCTAAACGGTCAGGCACGGAAATTGTTGATTCCGGATTGAAAAAACCGAAAGATGCATCCGTATCGATTGAATCGGGTTATCATGGGTATAAGATACTTGAAGACGGAATTAGATTAGATTCAATCCCCATTCCGACAACaaatgaaggaattgaagaCTTTTTTGAGAATTAtgtgaagaagaggaagcCGTGTAAATTTAATCAGGCATctaaagatttcaattggaatcttttgaaaccggaaaatatcaaagaaacgTTAGATAATGAAGTGTTGCAAATAGAGCAGAAATCAAACGGTGGATTCGGATCTGGCAGCAAAAGAGTGTTCATGAAGTTTCATGATTTTATAGACAAATTACAAAATGGTAATCACGATTTATATTTGACAACCCAATATGCTGAGCACGAAATAGAGGGAGAAGGTTCACAAGATGAGGAAGAGACGCCGTTAGATGACGACGAAGAATCGGAGGAGGAAGACTCCGCTGAATGTGGGAGAAATATGTTTCCAGATGACGTTTCGGAAGTGGGCTCTGTGGATTCaataaatttcaatgacCTTCGCGATGATTTTGAGGAAATGCAAGAAAATGATGACAGTGATGATGGAAATGAAGAGGGAAGTGCCGACGATTTAGCTGCTGTAAGGGAACTATATCAACCTCCGCTTGATAAGTTAGTAAACGAAATTCCAGAGCAATTACACTTCTTGAAGTTAGTGCCCCAACAAATAAACATATGGGTCGGATCTGCCAGTGAAAAGGATAGTGATCAAAGTTTTCTTGGCAATTTCGACCCGAACGATGAAAAATTAGGTCTTGGACGAAATATTCCAGGAGGTGGATCATCATCTGGACTTCATCATGATCATGCCGATAACATATATATTCCTGTAAGTGGCCGTAAAAGGTTTACCTTGTTTGCTCCGTCAGATGTCACTAAGATGTACACCGTTGGAGACGTAGCCAACTTATATGATACTGGGATCATTAATTACAAACGTAACGAAAATGCACCTACATGGGATAAGCTACGAGCCGACGGTGCTATTGAAACACAATATGCGCAGTATAAGCTTGATGATCCAAACATCCCAGAACCAGATAGAAAAGAGTACAATATGATACTAACTAATGAATCGGAAAATGACATCAAGAAGCCGACCGATAATCAATCGACATTAGACCCGCCTTCCTTTTCTACGATTCCACCAACCGTGGTTCATTTAGACAAGAtagaagatcaagaattaAGAAACaatattgaagaacttgcTAGGAAAAAATGGCCCAAATTTTTCACAGCTCATCGGACGACAATAGACTTGAAGCCTGGTGAAATGCTATTCCTTCCTACCGGATGGTTTCATGAAGTCACTTCTTTTGGGTCAACAGACGGTAATAAAGACAGCCATGATATTCATGTAGCTGTAAATTACTGGCTTATGCCACCAACTGGAAATTCCATTAACAACATGTATAAGGATGGCTACTGGAACAGTTACATGGACAGCATCTCGAATGCCTTGCAACGCGTAAGACAAAAATCGGACAGACTTTAA